A window of Daucus carota subsp. sativus chromosome 2, DH1 v3.0, whole genome shotgun sequence genomic DNA:
TGTTTCTTTTGAGACATTTCATTGACTACTTGGCCTTCTTTAGATGTTTGATATTGAGGACCAATGGGGGACTTTCTGTACTTGATCTGCATGATGGACGGGAAAAAGATCTCACTGATTCAATTGAATTGTTTTGGGTTACCTGTGGCCAGTCAGatgaaaaaacaaatttaattggAGAAGTGTCATGGTTAGATTATGGCCATCGAGGGATGCAGGTGACAGTTACCGTAATCTTTTGGAAATTTTCTTTTAGTTTCCGTTAATGTTCCctgatataaattttaagtcAACTGTCATCTTTACAGGTGTGGTATCCTTCTTCAGGTCTTGAGCCCTTTCAGCAGGAAGACTTCTTACAGGTATTCATGTTTATAAATGCTGTTTCAAATACTGATAAGAAAGGGGGCCTGATAATGTTAAATCATATTTGATGCATTCCTCTTTTTAACCATAAAGTTGGTCGtaatttttgttaataaaaCTTGTGAGGAATGCTTAAAAGGATTCTATGCCGGAAAATGTGAATATgccttttattttatatttcacatCTTCCAGAGCAAGCTGGTTGGCTGGTGGATCGATTAAACCTTGAGCCTGTTTTGGGAGGCTTAAAGCCTGCGGCTTAAGTCATTTTTAAagttaagctgaaaaatgtctgtttgacTAGTAAGTCAGAAGCTGACTTAATGTTAATAAGCCAAAAACTGAATTAAAGTCAAAAGTTGGTAGGATGTACTCATTTGAACAATTTctgttaattttattattatttttaaataaaaatcaattttatcactcaaataaataacatatcaaatttatttttattatcacatttctaataactcataagtcaccTGTAATATAAAATTACCTAAACAAACAATTTAAGCTGCCACACTTATCACCTTAAGTCACTATAAGCCGTAAGACATTATTTAAGTTCACCTAAACGGACTCTTTTTCCCAATGATGTTGTAACTTTTATATTGTAGATTTTTGATTCTGGGTTCTAATTGGTCTCAACATTGTCAAGGTTTAGAGTCTTTTCTATTGTTGGTTCATGATGTTTAAGTTATCTTATATATGTCTTCAGTTGGATCCTGAGCTGGAATTTGATCGTGAAGTGTATCCACTTGGTCTACTTCCAAATGCTGGTATTGTAGTTGGTGTTTCACAGAGGATGTCATTTGCAGCATGTACAGAGTTTCCATGTTTTGAGCCAACTCCTCAAGCTCAAACGATCTTGCACTGCTTACTTCGGCACCTTCTCCAGgtccaaaatttgaaattttatcacATCACAAATATCCATCATATGTCAATCAATGGAAAAAAGAAATCATGAATTATTCTGTCTCATGTTGTGTTCTTTTAATTTGGTCATTTTAGAGGAACAAAAATGAAGAAGCCCTACAGTTAGCACTATTATCGGCTGAGAAGCCACATTTTTGCCATTGTTTGGAGTGGCTTCTTTTTACAGTTTTCGAGGCTGATATTTCGAGGTAATTTATATCCAGTACGCAAGCTTGCAGAGCTCCACCACTCTTCCTATATTATGTTTACATGAAATAAATAGATTGTTCTATGCCAGTATTTTTAAACCAGTGGCGTTGTGGCATACGATATCGAGTTTTAAGAAGCTCAGATCATCATTCTCTAATATGGTTTGTCAGTAAACCACTCATGGTTTGTCATAGTAATCGTTCTTCTCCATTGGTGTTAATGTGTCACTAGGTTCGCCATTAGTCCCTCATCTACACCAGGTGTTTGGGAATATCTTCCGAGCAAGCCCTTTCTCTGCACTTCTGCACATGCATAGATTCAATCTTATATCTCTGCTCACTGAACTTGTGCACTTAAAGTTCTACACCACACATGATCAGACCACTGAAAACGACTTTGTTGCATCTTTTCCTCTGTGGGAGCTACCCCACCTTATCCTATTGTCTTTCTTTCTCAGTTTTTCTCATCTCATGTAACCACACATCCTAAAAAGTAGGCACATGTCTTCTTCAGATGTTATTTTGTTGTCTATGAAGTCAGAAGGTTTTCATAGTAGTCAGTACGTTTCTCTTTAGAgatcaaatattatttgtaGCATTAAAATTTGCATTATGTTTTTCATTGCCCATGAAGTTTGATTATCTACAATGGTTGTACATCTGACCTATTGATAAAGTCTGAGCTTGATGTCTGCTAGGTATTAATATATTGAAACTTATCTTGTGTAGGCAAAGTCCAAGCAAAAATCGGCGCTTAAACCCAGATAATTTTAGTAGTTGCTCTCTTTTGGAGAAGACCTGTGATCTAATAAAGAAATTTCCCGAGTATTTTGATGTTGTTGTTAGCGTAGCAAGGAAAACTGATGGTCGACACTGGGCTGATCTTTTTTCTGCTGCTGGAAGGTCAACAGAGTATGTGATAGTTTTATGTTACTAATACAATTCTCGAGGGAATATTAATAGACAAGAAAGTGTGAAAATTGATCCATACCATCTAACATGATTGAATGGTAAATTGGTAATACTAAGAAGTAGAAATCTTTCTGATGAAAGCCTAAGCCACAGTGGCTGGGTTTATTTGGACCAAGTTGGTTTTTGTtggtataacattttttttttgcttttgacTACTTGAAGGAACACTTGTGAAACACTCTTATAAAGGAAGCCTGGTAATAGAAAGTGTTTCTAATAAAACTTAATGAGTCATAATAAGTCGTGATTGAATTATAAGTCACTTCAATAAGAGCAGACCAATATATTATGTCAGATTGTCAGGTGTGAAAGAAATCTGTTTATTGCCTCTTCTGTAATTTGTATGTTTTATGGAAGTCTTCTAGTGATATGTGATATGACCGACTTCAATGGTCTATTCTCTTTGCCATGTTATGAATAAGGGGTCATACGATGGGaagatatgatatattatatataatgacgGTCGATTAAGTCTTAAGAGTATAGATAATTGTGATCTACTTCTATAACTCCAGTTAATGGTAGTTGAGTTGGTTTACTTGACACTCTCCATCTATTTTGAGTATACAGAAGATTGACATCTAATTTGATAATAGATACAAAGTTACCAGTAATTATTTATCACTGAGGTGAATAACAATTCATTAAAAGTTTTATTTGATCTGAGCAAGGAAGATACAGAAGCagttaagattattttaatcatATCTGTTCTTATTCAAACAATTCATCTTTTGCCAGGATATTACAATATTCACTCAGACCTGGGTCGAATATGAACAAGATGGTTGTGGATGTGGGATCTGAGTCTGATCCTTCATGTTATTTGATTTTGCAGATGAATTCATGTGTGATTGTGCTAAAGATACTTATGAGACAACTAGATACTCTTTTTCAATGAAAAAAGTAATCTGTCACACTTGCATGCTAATCCCCTTCAATTCGAATTTTGGATCCATACCACATGATGCTTATATATTCAAATTAGAATCTGATGCTAAGATTATTAGCCTGAGCCCATCCACTTCTTCACATCTTTGGGCAAGTCTTTTTGTAGACAAAAAGGGTAGGAACAAAATTTGGACTCCAAAATGCACAGATTTGTTGAATAAAATTAGTTCCTGTTACTCACTGTGTCCAGACTGGTTTAGTACTTCaggtttttgtttgttttttttttttttttttttgggggggggggggggggggggggcaagtTGATTTACTACTAATAATATTTTGTGCTTAAATGATTccaattttttacttttttaagtaAAACAAGTACGATTacctgttatatatatatatatatatatataaaatcaagGCATTGAATTTCGTTATGGTATAAGTAATTTGCATAACAAAATAGTCTACTTGACCCAAATAACCCAAACAGGCTTGTTTTCAGGGTGGGATGAGGTAGAAATCAGGCATTGACTCGTGTTTAACTTTGCTCCCATTTTTGTGTTTCTTCTTCTTTATGATGTAAAAACCTGAATACCCAAAATTACTTGTGTTTAAAGTTTCACTACCTTTGATCCATCGATACATAAATTTTCTGAGCCTGCAAATTTAGTTGCGatgttaattattttatctttgtGCATTAGTGTAACTATTTCTGATATTGCAGGTTATTTGAGGAATGCTTTCAAAGAAGATGGTACCGTACTGCAGCTGGCTACATACTTGTAAGAAATTATTGGTCAATATGCAGGAGTTTTAGTTTTCAAAATTAAACCTAAAAACACATGAGCAATTGAAAGTCCATCTGTTCCACTTAGTTTGGGGGGATTTTATTACTATATTTGGCATACAAAAGATCAAGCCTCGAATGAAATATACACTTTGCTGTATAAAAGTTCATATCAGATCAATTCATTTACACCGTGTGCTTTACTTTTCCACCCGTcttcttttctattttttatttgaatggaGAATGATAGTTTTCAAATTGTACAAGTTCAGATTGTCAATGCAgcattaaataatatatctgaTGTTTTATGCATAATCTTCTATCTTCTTCTGTTCCAAAGGTTATCGCCAAACTTGAAGGTCCTGCTGTAAGTCAATACTGTGCTTTACGCCTATTACAGGTAACATACCCATGTTTGTACtccttctccctctctctttaAACACATCCAGTGACTTCGTAATGAACAAAACTAAGCGCACTAGAATTATGCAGGCAACTCTTGATGAGTCTTTCTATGAACTCGCGGGGGAGCTGGTATATGCTCAGATTCcaatttattcttttaaattccttatatacatattattaagTGGGCTCAATAATTACTTTGTTACTCAGGTGAGGTTTCTCCTGAGATCTGGAAGAGAGTATGATCCTCCAGCATCAGATTCAGAAAAATTGTCTCCGCGATTCCTGGGCTACTTCAGTGTTCCTTCAAGTTTTCGTAGGCAGTCTGTTGAGCCTAAAAGGCGAGTCAGCGCATCTGTAATCTAATTTACATGTTACCTGAGCTGCAGTTTCAatatttatctgataatttgACACATTTTATTGTGTAGCAGCCCCCCTTTTAAAGAGCAGAATGCACATGTTGCTTCTGTTAAGAATATTCTTGAAAGTCATGCTAGTTATCTAATGTCTGGGAAGGAACTTTCCAAGCTTGTTGCATTTGTGAAAGGCACCCAGTTTGATCTTGTGGTGAGTTTTACATTTCTCTTCGGTATTAATCTTGTATCTTCTTCTGTCACTTTATCTTTGAGCAGCAGTAAAACTTATTGCAGGAGTACCTTCAACGAGAAAGGTACGGGAGTGCTCGTTTGGATGATTTTGCTTCAGGCCTTGAATTAATTGGTCAGAAGGTAGTGGCATCTAGAAACTATCTTGTGAATATTATCATGCatgtgatgttttttttttactgattttgtttttaacCTGTTTAACTACGTAATGTTACTGTGACTACCATAGTTTATAACATGGAGGAATTATGTTATGAAATCTGGTGTGGAATTTTGTGATTTACATGCCCATAATAGTTTTTCATTTACTTTCTTCGGGTTTGAACCGATCTACACTTCTCTTCTTTACTATTACCgtctccatatatatatatatatatatatatatatatatatatatacagatgaATCACGAAATCTTAAATTCTCTATATTGGGTTCGAGAATAAATTTTCTAGACGTAAGTTATCTTTGTACCTAATAAATAAGTTGTACATTTTACTTTCTCTTGCCCTTATCATTATTGAATTGTGTTTTAAAAAAGAGAAGCATTTTCAGATAATTATTATACTTAGAGTTTTGCAACTTCAGAAAAGTTTAATGATATTTTTGTCAAATTCGTCCTCTTGTAATAGGAAGGAATTGTATTATTGTGAGTTTGTGACATTCACTTGGTGTCTAATTGTCTGTCCGTGGCTAGCCGTTACCCTTACCTCTTAATATTATGTCTTCTCTTCTGCTTCAATTTGGTCAAAGAAGCCCAAGTTTGTGACTTGGTGCACGTACCAGCATACTATTTTTTCTTGGTTTTGTAAGGTACAGAATGAGTGGTTACCTTCAAATTGATGTACATAGTCTGAGTAGGTCTCAATCTTAAGTTGGTAGTTTTGAGCACTAGGTCTTGACAATTATATATTAGATCTTGATACCACCAAGATAAAAAGCGAAAATTGTCTTGATACTTCCTGTTAATTTATTAATCACTGTAATTCTATTTAGTATTTATGTTACAGTTAATGATCTGTTgtcaataattaattttgagAATAAATGAATTTTCAGCTTCAAATGGGAATTCTGCAAAGCCGCTTGGATGCAGAATTTCTTTTGGCTCATATGTGCTCAGTCAAGTTTAAGGAGTGGATTGTGGTGTTGGCAACTCTATTGAGAAGATCTGAGGTTGACTACTATTGCTTACCTCTTCTGTTTAACTGACATAAACTAAATCACAGATTAATATCTGATTTTGAGTTAAAATTATACATGTTTTTATCAAAGtttggaaaccaaacagaaccAATCTTAATGTTACTGGATGATTTCATGCTAAAGTTGTTAAGAGTGACAACCTACTGCATATGGAAATGAAATTCTACTAGATTATGTCATTATTATGATCTCTTCTGCCTCTAGGTTGAAAGTAAGGCTTGTGTAGTAATTCTGATTGGCCTAAGATGTATAATTACTTATGACAGAAGAAgctaattttattgttttttaaaattagtggCATCTTTTgaatctgaataaaaatatttaaagtcTTGTCAGATGGTGGATGATATCTATGGAAGTCCAAGCCACAAATTATATGAGAGAATAAGGGACTATTTTTTGTGTTCATGGATATGTTACATTTTACAGGAATTCAATTAGTCATGACTGTTCTAATTACCTGATATCACTTTAGTCCAGATCTTTGAAGTCAGAACTCATCTTGTTGTGCAGATTCTTTTTGATTTATTTCAGCATGATATGCGTTTATGGAAAGCATACAGCACTACTATCCAGGTAGGTCTCTTAAAGCTTTACTGCTACTTTTGTATATGAACTCGTGTTCACCCTAATTCCCGTGTATACATTCAGTCTCATTCAGCATTCACCGAGTACCATGATTTGCTTGAAGCCCTAGAGGAGAAACTCTCGTCGACAAAGGAATCAGAAGAGGAGTAGATAAACCGACGATATTGCCTCCCTTgaaaaagttatataaaaaCATTGATGGAGATTTCCTGTTTCAAGTCAAAAGGTTCTATGCAAATCACATAACTAGGGGCGGGAGTGTCATAATCTCTGGTGTAGTCGGGTGCTAAGGAGACCTGGATTAAGTGTTTGTCCCTTGTGGAAATTTTGTGCTCCTGTAAATCATAATGAGTTAGATGGCTCATGAGTTCGATGGCTCCTTTACTCTTCGTGTTTTGGTCTTTAGGAAGGCACCCAATATTTTTTTGCGAGGCATATATAGTAGTATTTCCTTTCCTACTCCCCTCACCCTCACGTGCTTTGCCTTAGTAGTATAAACTGCTTTAGCGTTCCACCATGTTCGTGGTAAAACAAGAGGAAAACTTATGACTGCACAGAATACCCAAAGGCGGTTTTGGTAGGTTGAAACTGTTTCTTCATAGTTATTGTTGTGCAGTGTGAGTATAGTTTCTGCAAGTCAATCAGCCGATGTAATTATAAAGGTAAGCCGGTAAGGTGTAGTCCTACAAATGTACCGTTAAAGACTGTCACATGTATCAAACATTTGTTCTTAATGATTTAGGACTCGTGTTGACCCTTCAAAATAGCAGTCCCCTATTTTATTTGCTTACGTATGCACAATTCTGAACTTTTTGTTGACCTAGTTTATTGGGCTCAAAAAAATAATTCCAGTTACTATATAGTTCAGCTAAAATCATTTGAAATGCATTTCGGAGTTTTATTAGATATTTCAgatatgattttatttcagtAGGATCATATCATTATGGCATTACAAGCAAAACGAACGACTGATGCAGAACATTACATTAGATTTTACAAGCGCTGCTCTTTCTTTCACAATATTAGCACTGGAAAATCACCAGCTGAAGCTAATGGACTCGAAATGCAGGTTTTGAGCCAAACCAGATGAACATATGTCTGCAACCTCATGTCTCATCTTCTTCGGACCACAAACAAGCACTCCCACACTTGCTTCCTTCCTCTCAAATAAATATCCTGTATCCAGTGATCAACAATTCTTGTCAGTTCAGTGTAGATAAAAACGCTAGTATGATAAATGTTGCGATTTTGTATAGAAAAAGCTCACTCTTTAAGTCTGGCCTCTCTCCGTAGTGCAAACTAGTAGATTGAGCAAGCCATTGTTGTGGGAGGCTTTCGAGTTCTCTGTCTGTGGTATAAGACCCCGAATCTGGCGTTCCTTCCATGTTCTGAACTTGCTTTCTTTCCGTGATATCGCAGTTTCTCTTGTTCCACAGAAATGCACCACTAGCAGTCATAGCTATGGAAAGACTTATGAGTAACATGTTAAGAACAGCTCTAGATGAGTATGGATAAAGCTTGTTTGTGTTGTGATCGATGGGGTAGATGTAGAATCGGGTTAAAGTCCCCATTGcgatgagaaaaacaataaacgACGATGAGATTATTGCTGCAAGCCAGAGCCAACTGTTTTGGCCTAGAACTGGAGTTATGGCAGTGTTTGATAGGTTTGGTTTGAACCAAACATTATAACTTGGTAGTTTTTCACTGTTCTGTGTTGTAATTGATTGTGTTTCCCTGGTGATATATGCTTCTATTTGTAGATTCAACTTGGAAAGTTCCGAGGGGGTGCTGGAAATCGGAAGGAGCAGGTCTAGCATGGTAAGATCAGAAGAGTTCTTGAAGGAACTGATGAGAAGAATCTTCGGGGTCTTGCATTTCAGTGTCTCACACAAGTAAACAAGCTCTCTGAAGATGGATATGAATGGGGTAATGCCGCTTCCACCACTCACCATCACTAGTTCGTCGTGCCTGTAAAAGTGTAGGCCTAATGAgacttaacatgatatcagagcgGAAAACTACATATACTATAAGGTAAGGTGTTTATTTTACCTTGAGAAACTAGTTGATGCAGGTCCATATGGTCCCTCGATGGAGACATGAAGGCGATCAAGAGAAGATGGCGAAGAGAGCGTCTGGAAAAGCTTCCTGGACCAGCTTCCCTCACCTTTAATGATGACACTAAGGGTCTCTGGCTCCAAGCTACTGCTAGAGCTAATCGTAAATGGATGCCACTGCATTTTGGAAATGCTTGGCACATTCAGAAACATAATGCTTGTTGGAGTATAACTCAAACCTCCACTTTTCAGGAAGTTGAGCTCAACAGTTTCACAGGGAAGAACACGCGCAGAAACTAGACGGACGCCTTGTCGTGATTGCAGAAACCGGAGGTATCGGTCGATGATGAAGAGGTAGAAACTTGGAAGCATAATGCAAGCATAAGAGATGCCAACATGAATAACAAAGAAGAATATAAATGGAATGTAAAGATAATGAGTGTAGAAGAAGAGCTCGAAAAACTTTCTTCTTATGCGAGGGAATGTGGTTAACCACATCAACAATCCACTCAACAGAGCTAGTTCTCCGGCTGCATTTGCTACAC
This region includes:
- the LOC108208697 gene encoding ferric reduction oxidase 2-like; the encoded protein is MDRKVAAKMMRAVILTILMVVISGHMLIWMMMPTNVYKSTWLPRIRAASSSTYFGLQGSTLLVNTFPVLFAAVLACFYLHLANTFPNQGESSKTRGMSAWRRRVIVKGLGIVSLTELSFLIIFLALLLWSFSTYLHVGFGKITHKSAAKEGEKMWEAKLESAAKRLGFMGNLCVAFLFYPVTRGSSLLPVFGLTSESSVKYHIWVGHITMTFLSAHGVCYILFWALTNQLSEMLKWAKVGVANAAGELALLSGLLMWLTTFPRIRRKFFELFFYTHYLYIPFIFFFVIHVGISYACIMLPSFYLFIIDRYLRFLQSRQGVRLVSARVLPCETVELNFLKSGGLSYTPTSIMFLNVPSISKMQWHPFTISSSSSLEPETLSVIIKGEGSWSRKLFQTLSSPSSLDRLHVSIEGPYGPASTSFSRHDELVMVSGGSGITPFISIFRELVYLCETLKCKTPKILLISSFKNSSDLTMLDLLLPISSTPSELSKLNLQIEAYITRETQSITTQNSEKLPSYNVWFKPNLSNTAITPVLGQNSWLWLAAIISSSFIVFLIAMGTLTRFYIYPIDHNTNKLYPYSSRAVLNMLLISLSIAMTASGAFLWNKRNCDITERKQVQNMEGTPDSGSYTTDRELESLPQQWLAQSTSLHYGERPDLKRYLFERKEASVGVLVCGPKKMRHEVADICSSGLAQNLHFESISFSW